The Diorhabda carinulata isolate Delta chromosome 4, icDioCari1.1, whole genome shotgun sequence genomic interval TATCTAAACAAACATATCGTCCATTTAGATACAATAGCTGTGATTTTAGATCAGTTATTATTTccttatattcgaaaaaaaaataaattattttaacttgTATACATTCACTAGGACGTTTACTAAAGTATATTATCGACTCCAATCAAAACAGGTACGTTTTaccatataatttgaataaaaagataaaactaacctaacctcactatTGTAATCttgttaaatataattgttttagatAAAATGCACAGTTTGAACTTTTATTTTGCGAAATCAAGTCGTTGTGAATGAAATCAACCTTCCTAAATAATTTCACGGTATacttaagaaaattataaaatttctgaaaaatgtgatttgttATGCCTACTAAAATATCTGATGAGTTTTCATGAATTTCTATTTACAAGTGGAATTATTCAGAAACAGTTAGTTTCgtttacaaaaataacaattgttCTAATTCTTTTCTCatgttttatatctaattttagcgtttttcatctaaataataatggtGCAGTGTTGGGCACCTGGCTGTAAGCATTACAATGTCAGAGAGCGTTGTAAGCTTTATAGATTTCCAAAGGATCCAAAAGTAAGAAGCAAATGGATAAAGCTAACAAGGTATATAATGATGAATTTTATaactgtttaaaattttattttttcacaatatttgtgGAAGAACAACAGAACCAGGTCCCGGAGCTTTTTTGTGTAGTTGTCATTTTGTAGatggaaaaaaaggaaatgggccaaccatttttttacacaatgaaggaaaaatgttttacgaCCAATATCCCCAGAAAAACAAAAGACCACTTCAAGATGGGTTGGAGTAAGTAGATACCTTTAGTGATTTCatcatttctatttattgttttatccaTTTGCAAATTGAACCACAAGCATCTACGTCAAAAGAAACAGACGACTTCTCTCAAAGCAACCATGTTATGACAGAAGCAGAAAACTATTTCTTACGACAAAGTCTAGAAAAAGCTACAGGTAGTCTCTCTCACTTATCAGAAACATTCTCCTTTGATCATATTAGGAGTGATAATAACTTGGTCATTTTATATACTGGTTTGCCTACAACAGATGTATTCATGGCTCTGTAtcatttgttggaaaaaaatgaaataagatattattttaaatggaaggtagaaaaaatgagaaaaattgatcaGCCGCTCATGACTTTGATgaacttgaaacaaaattttccacatCAAGATTTAGCAGTAAGGTTTAATGTTTCACAAGGCACAGTCTCAAATGTTGTAACAACATGGGTGCATGCCttgcatgaaattttattcaaacaattcATGTCTGAAATACCAGATAGAAGTAAAAATCAGTTGTGCTTACCAAACTGTTTTAGTAGTTTCACAAATTGTAGAATTATAATAGATTGTACGGAAGTTTATACTTGTATAAATCGCCAAAGTATGTCTTCCCAGAAGTTGACGTACAGCTCATATAAGCATAGAAATACATGCAAAGGATTAGTAGGTGTTGCACCAAATGGTGTAGCTACATTTTTATCATGTTTATATCCAGGTTCAACATcagacaaaaaaattgtcaaagatTGTGGAATCTTAAATCAACTTAAACCTGGAGACTTGGTATTGGCAGATAAAGGATTCCTAATTAAAGATTTAATGCCTCCCGGAGTTCATATTAACATTCCCCCATTTCTTACAACTCCTCAATTCACTACAGAACAAGTTCATCAAACTGAATGCATTGCTCGAGCAAGGATTCATGTGGAGCGTGCTATAAGGAGAATGAAGGtgttcaatatattaaatttaattccaCATTCTTTGTTACCACATGCTGATGCTGTGTTTCAGGTAGTAGGGGCTTTAACAAACTTGCAGTATCCTTTAATTAAAGAAGTTGGACAACTTTATTATGAAGGGATTCAAAAGATTTATCATATCGttagattttgtataaatagtttttaagtCTTATGAACCTATTTAACTTGTAAAACATGTTTATCTTTGCATTGTATCAACTTGTCTGTAATATatacattgttattttaaatctgTTGTTTTACttacaaataaagttattataGCTAGTTTTATTAAACAGTTCTTTTTACTGAACCTTAATTTTCCCCTTTTTATCAAATGTAAATCATTGGCTTACAATTACATAATTAAGACAGTTTATATGtgttttcatattaattgaGAAGAATATATGTAGTCACacttttgtaaacaaaatgCCTTAAGGGCATTTAATTCCCTTTGcaggaaatgaataaaaattcagaattctgttaatattttattacgataaaataaatggtatgaattttgaaatataaaatgtttttaaaatatttaaattttttgtccaTTGTTCACTCCTACCAATTCGTACAATGATACAGTCACTTGGTACCCATATTACTAAATAGCATATATCCTTTTCAGCAATATGTAACGCACCTTGTATTTGGTGATAATAGTGATGATTCTCGTTAATTATCAAGTTTTCTTCAAAGTAAACTATGTAGTTTTTGTCTTTTAACACTGGTCTCaattttccaacatttctgtGTTTGAAGGGACACTTTACTTCAATTAAGCATCTTTCGCTAACAAACCCATCAGGACTAGCACCCAAAAATCCACAATAGTCCATGCAAAATCCGGCTGGATCCACTGATAATCccgtaattttttgaaatacagcAATTGCTGTCACTTCATGTTCTTTTCCCCACTTTATCGCTTGTATACCATCCAGCTCGTACCCTTCTAGTAGGcttgaaaataaagattttgagAATTTGTTCCTCCTGCAGGCTGACAGTATAGAGCCAA includes:
- the LOC130892156 gene encoding uncharacterized protein LOC130892156; the protein is MTEAENYFLRQSLEKATGSLSHLSETFSFDHIRSDNNLVILYTGLPTTDVFMALYHLLEKNEIRYYFKWKVEKMRKIDQPLMTLMNLKQNFPHQDLAVRFNVSQGTVSNVVTTWVHALHEILFKQFMSEIPDRSKNQLCLPNCFSSFTNCRIIIDCTEVYTCINRQSMSSQKLTYSSYKHRNTCKGLVGVAPNGVATFLSCLYPGSTSDKKIVKDCGILNQLKPGDLVLADKGFLIKDLMPPGVHINIPPFLTTPQFTTEQVHQTECIARARIHVERAIRRMKVFNILNLIPHSLLPHADAVFQVVGALTNLQYPLIKEVGQLYYEGIQKIYHIVRFCINSF